A genomic window from Pannonibacter sp. XCT-53 includes:
- the hydA gene encoding dihydropyrimidinase: MTDMGTGTGFDLVIRGGEIVTAQARFSGDIAIRDGRIAALGSGLAQGRKEIDASGLLVMPGGVDTHCHIEQLSGAGIMNADTFETATRSAAFGGTTTTVSFAAQHPGMSLARVMADYTVLADRGALIDHAYHIIVADISGTNLDELAALMRAGHRSAKIFTTYDKVRLDDLSILKVLDTARDNGALVCFHAENDGLIRWSVEKLLAAGLTAPRYHAPSHPRLAELEALERMCRFAEATGQPVMLFHISTREGVEIVRAARGRGAPVFAETCTHYLFMTEEVLDQPGMAGAAVMCSPPQRQPADQEALWAGLQRGDLQLVTSDHAPYRMDASGKFANGETAPFNRIANGLPGLEVRLPLMFDAMVSKGRLGPEKFVEVTSTAPARLFGLTGKGRLDPGADADVVLWDPAARRVFGTNDLHDNCGYNPFAGREVVGWPKTVIARGEVIVDEGQLVGTPGRGRRVVMDVSPAMRPVAPATWTPKA; the protein is encoded by the coding sequence ATGACCGATATGGGCACCGGCACGGGCTTTGATCTTGTCATTCGCGGCGGGGAGATCGTCACGGCGCAGGCGCGCTTCTCCGGCGACATCGCCATCCGGGACGGCCGCATCGCCGCGCTGGGCAGCGGCCTGGCGCAAGGGCGCAAGGAAATCGACGCCAGCGGGCTTCTGGTCATGCCGGGCGGCGTCGACACCCACTGCCACATCGAGCAGCTGTCGGGCGCCGGCATCATGAACGCCGACACGTTCGAGACGGCCACCCGCTCGGCGGCCTTCGGCGGCACCACCACGACCGTGTCCTTCGCCGCGCAGCATCCGGGCATGTCGCTCGCCAGGGTCATGGCCGACTACACGGTGCTGGCCGACCGCGGAGCGCTGATCGACCACGCCTATCACATCATCGTCGCCGACATTTCCGGCACGAACCTCGACGAGCTGGCGGCGCTGATGCGCGCCGGGCACCGCTCGGCCAAGATCTTCACGACCTATGACAAGGTGCGCCTCGACGACCTGTCGATCCTGAAGGTGCTGGACACGGCGCGCGACAATGGCGCGCTGGTCTGCTTCCACGCCGAGAACGACGGGCTGATCCGCTGGTCGGTAGAAAAGCTGCTGGCCGCCGGGCTGACCGCGCCGCGCTACCATGCGCCGTCGCATCCGCGCCTTGCCGAGCTGGAGGCGCTGGAGCGCATGTGCCGCTTCGCCGAGGCGACCGGCCAGCCGGTGATGCTGTTCCACATCTCCACCCGCGAGGGCGTCGAGATCGTGCGCGCGGCGCGGGGACGTGGGGCGCCGGTCTTTGCCGAGACCTGCACGCATTACCTGTTCATGACCGAAGAGGTGCTGGACCAGCCGGGCATGGCAGGGGCCGCCGTGATGTGCAGCCCGCCGCAGCGCCAGCCGGCTGATCAGGAGGCGCTCTGGGCCGGCCTGCAGCGCGGCGACCTGCAGCTCGTCACCTCGGACCACGCCCCCTATCGCATGGACGCGAGCGGCAAGTTCGCCAATGGCGAGACCGCGCCCTTCAACCGCATCGCCAATGGCCTGCCGGGGCTGGAGGTGCGGCTGCCGCTGATGTTCGACGCCATGGTGTCGAAGGGGCGGCTGGGACCGGAGAAGTTCGTCGAGGTCACCTCGACCGCGCCCGCGCGGCTGTTCGGCCTGACGGGCAAGGGCCGGCTCGATCCGGGGGCCGATGCCGACGTGGTGCTGTGGGACCCGGCGGCGCGGCGGGTGTTCGGGACCAACGACCTGCACGACAACTGCGGCTACAACCCTTTCGCCGGCCGGGAGGTCGTCGGCTGGCCGAAGACGGTGATCGCGCGCGGCGAGGTGATCGTCGACGAGGGCCAGCTTGTCGGCACGCCGGGGCGCGGGCGCCGGGTGGTGATGGACGTCAGCCCGGCGATGCGCCCGGTCGCACCCGCGACCTGGACGCCGAAGGCCTGA
- a CDS encoding inositol monophosphatase family protein yields MSLSFDATDASLDALLPGMASPRLRALAMAALAGGVIARTRLRRRSAAEMVLKGPRDYQTEVDVAVEAEIAGRLAASFPDHAISGEEQAADRAGVEGRPRILIDPIDGTTNYAWGIPHFGIALSIVEAGEVTCGVVFDCMQGELFAGEAGQGAYLNGERLAVAPAAELENALIGAGLPVPGQVKSVREETYHAALRRAMATTAGVRRLGSASLSVSYVACGRLDGFFEDGLSLHDYGAAALLVREAGGVIGGFAGGPVGPAGDVLVATPWLAGWLREGLAE; encoded by the coding sequence ATGTCCCTTTCGTTTGATGCCACCGATGCGTCGCTTGATGCCCTGTTGCCGGGAATGGCCTCGCCCCGCCTGCGCGCGCTGGCGATGGCCGCCCTTGCCGGCGGGGTGATTGCCCGGACGCGCCTGCGCCGGCGGTCGGCCGCTGAAATGGTGCTGAAGGGGCCGCGTGATTACCAGACCGAGGTTGATGTGGCCGTGGAGGCCGAGATCGCCGGGCGTCTGGCTGCCAGTTTCCCCGACCACGCCATCTCCGGAGAGGAACAGGCTGCCGACCGGGCCGGCGTCGAGGGACGGCCGCGCATCCTCATCGATCCCATCGACGGCACCACCAACTATGCCTGGGGCATCCCGCATTTCGGCATCGCGCTGTCGATTGTCGAGGCGGGTGAGGTGACCTGCGGTGTCGTTTTCGACTGCATGCAGGGGGAACTCTTCGCGGGCGAGGCCGGGCAGGGCGCCTATCTCAACGGCGAGCGGCTGGCGGTGGCCCCGGCGGCGGAGCTTGAAAACGCGCTGATCGGCGCGGGCCTTCCCGTGCCGGGACAGGTGAAGAGCGTGCGCGAGGAGACCTACCACGCCGCGCTGCGCCGGGCGATGGCGACGACGGCCGGCGTGCGCCGCCTGGGTTCCGCGTCCCTGTCTGTCAGCTACGTCGCCTGCGGCCGGCTCGACGGGTTCTTCGAGGACGGCCTGTCGCTGCATGACTATGGCGCGGCCGCCCTGCTGGTGCGGGAGGCCGGCGGCGTGATCGGCGGCTTTGCCGGCGGGCCTGTCGGCCCGGCCGGCGATGTGCTGGTGGCAACGCCGTGGCTGGCCGGCTGGCTGCGCGAGGGGCTGGCCGAGTAG